A genomic region of Stenotrophomonas sp. NA06056 contains the following coding sequences:
- the tgt gene encoding tRNA guanosine(34) transglycosylase Tgt has translation MSRLQFQLKTRDGRARRGRLTFPRGTVETPAFMPVGTYGSVKGILPDQVRALGAEIILGNTFHLYLRPGLDIIADHGGLHGFCRWDGPILTDSGGFQVFSLAHRRKITEQGVTFASPTDGARVFLGPEESMKIQKVLDSDVVMIFDECTPYPATEDVARRSMELSLRWAQRSRNAHDELGNDAALFGIVQGGVHTDLRSRSAEALQGIGFDGYAIGGLAVGEPEDERNAMLDHLDPELPADRPRYLMGVGRPEDLVEGVARGVDMFDCVMPTRNARNGHYFTSFGTVRIRNSQYARDMDPIEPGCGCVACAGGYTRSYLRHLDRCNEMLAPMLGTQHNLFYYEKLMADIRAAIEAGTFLSFRESFYAARGAVAPPL, from the coding sequence ATGTCCCGACTGCAGTTCCAGCTCAAGACCCGCGACGGCCGCGCCCGCCGTGGCCGCCTGACCTTCCCGCGTGGCACGGTGGAAACGCCGGCCTTCATGCCGGTGGGGACCTATGGCTCGGTCAAGGGCATCCTGCCGGACCAGGTGCGGGCACTGGGCGCCGAGATCATCCTCGGCAACACCTTCCACCTGTATCTGCGCCCGGGCCTGGACATCATCGCCGACCACGGTGGCCTGCACGGCTTCTGCCGCTGGGATGGCCCGATCCTGACCGACTCCGGTGGCTTCCAGGTGTTCTCGCTGGCCCACCGTCGCAAGATCACCGAGCAGGGCGTGACCTTCGCCTCGCCGACCGACGGTGCCCGGGTATTCCTGGGGCCGGAAGAGAGCATGAAGATCCAGAAGGTGCTCGATTCGGACGTGGTGATGATCTTCGACGAGTGCACGCCGTACCCGGCCACCGAGGACGTCGCCCGCCGCTCGATGGAGCTGAGCCTGCGCTGGGCCCAGCGCAGCCGCAACGCGCATGACGAGCTGGGCAATGACGCGGCCCTGTTCGGCATCGTCCAGGGCGGGGTACATACCGATCTGCGCAGCCGCTCGGCCGAGGCCCTGCAGGGAATCGGCTTCGACGGCTATGCCATCGGCGGCCTGGCCGTGGGTGAGCCGGAGGACGAGCGCAACGCCATGCTCGACCATCTGGACCCCGAACTGCCCGCCGACCGTCCGCGCTACCTGATGGGCGTGGGCCGACCTGAGGATCTGGTCGAGGGCGTCGCACGTGGCGTGGACATGTTCGATTGCGTGATGCCGACCCGGAATGCGCGCAACGGCCACTATTTCACCTCGTTCGGTACCGTCCGCATCCGCAATTCGCAGTACGCGCGGGACATGGACCCGATCGAGCCGGGCTGTGGCTGCGTGGCCTGTGCCGGCGGCTATACCCGCTCGTACCTGCGCCATCTGGACCGCTGCAACGAGATGCTGGCGCCGATGCTGGGCACCCAGCACAACCTCTTCTATTACGAAAAACTGATGGCCGACATCCGCGCGGCCATCGAGGCGGGAACCTTCCTGTCCTTCCGCGAGTCCTTCTACGCAGCACGCGGGGCGGTAGCGCCGCCCCTGTAA